GAAAAGCTCCCAGTAACACTTCTAGGCCAATACCAACTGCCTTCTTGACGAAGGTCTCAAAGACAATTTTCTTTGCCTTCTCTCTGGATCCGGTTCGCTTCGTCtcttctctgatgtttctctcCACTGCTTGCAGCAACTCATTGGTGTAGCAGCCGCCGCCATTTTGCTCCACCATTTCATTGATCGTGTAGAGCAGCTGTCTGATCTGGAactggttgtttctgtaatggtCTGGCTGGTTGTTGTTCCAGTATTTATTATCAACAACATGACAGCGGCCACCACATTTATCTGAAAGCTCTTTCAGATCCTTATTTTCACTGACAAACTGTTGGATTGTCTTTCCCTCATCAAGCTGGTCACCGTGAGTGAAGAGCAGCACAGCATATTTAAAAGCCTCTTCAGAAAATAACTCTCTTATTTTTGTAATAATCTGCTTCTCTTGCTCAGTGTATTTCTCCACTTTgaggaaaatgagaaaagcATGCGGTCCAGGTGAGGACTCTGTGATACTCTTCACTATCTCAGGTTTGAGATCTGCTTCATCTCTGCGGTTGTCAAGTAAACCAGGAGTATCAACCACTGtgatttctccatttcttttgGTGGCTGCCTGACATTCACTTGTACCAGAGTTTGCAGAACTATTCACACTGAACACGTTTTCTCCAATCAAGGCATTGCCAAACTGGCTTTTTCCTATTCcagtttttcccagcaggacgaCTCTCAGTGGTTTTTctagaagaaaacaacaaaccaacatCAGTATTGATAAACACATGGATACTTATTAtgaatatttatgttttataaGAAAATATGTTTTCGATAAGAAATGCCAAAGCATCAcagactttcttttttgttgtttatctgaacagatttttgAGTGACTGATATATAATAACTTTCACATATTTACATGCTACTTGTGTGGACTCCCTGGAATTGATAACATAAAGCATGATGGTCTACTTTACACTGCTCATCataaagaagaagacaaagaaattaatttatttgtcaTGTGTACAGTGGTGGTGATGACCatagatatgcatataaagtgAGATGTTTCATGGCGAAGTTTCAAACGGCATCACTGGCAGCCATCTTGCTCGGAAGCTTTCAGCTGGATCTGTGATGTGAACAAAGCAAATACTCTTGCTTTGCTGGTCTATAGACGGAGTTAGCTTGTGTTCACTTGAAGTTCACTCTCACTCTATGCTCTGTGCATTTGCAAAGTGAAATCTCACATTGcttaaataaattatttatgaAGTTACTCGGGAGACTTCAAACATAATAAATGTTACTTTCATGCCCAAGACATTGAAGAACAtcaagagaaaaatgcattatgaagtaaaaatataaatattacaaaacattttttgaattatactaaacacacaacaattcgtattattttattatcttttgAATATtgatatatttagaaaatatgcacatttaaaaaaaatctctccagttttcattcagtttttgtaGCCTGTGTCTTGATTTAACATAAATCCTTGTGCTTGTCAGTAGAGCTCTTTGGCTCTTGTTTTTCATAAGTATGCAGAGTCATAACTACGTTTCTGAagtttattacaaaccaaactCTTTGAAAGTTGGTAGAAAACTGATGAAGTTACAGTTACTCAAGTGTCTTGACAGTGTCCTGGATGAGCCAGCTGCCTGTAGCAAGATGTCCATCAAGTGTGGACGTTTGGCTCCATTGACCGGTAGTGCAGGTGAGACATCTCgcctttgttttcatgtctatGGTGTTGATATCCACGAGGAGCAGTGACTTTCACTTCCTCAACAGAATCTCTTGATGTTCAAAATGTTAGAAACAGGAAGCTTCTACTCACAAACTGTCTTCACGAACTCTGAGGCCGTAACAATGATTCACCCAAATGATTGAACAGAATGTCTCCATACTTCATCACTGAACTGTAGACgttaacaaatacaaaaaacaacaacaaaaacaaacagaatgtcTATTTTGAAGCGTGTGACCTACTTTTCTCACTGTCCCCAAGAGGAATCTCAGAAAACATGAATGCAGGTTCAGACGACATCTTGACTGTGAACTTTCTTACTCGTGCtcttgctgagttttttttttcttttttaatcttgttcttGCATCTGATCAAGCAAACACACATTGACAAATAGTTATACACAATGCTGTTACAGGACATGAAATATGCTGCAGTACTGGATGGAAACCATTTAAAATTTGCTGaatgttgaaatatttaatcTCTTCAGGAGAACATGGCTGATTTCAAACTTCTgacaacattttcttttgtcatggaacaaagtttgtttttaacgTTTGGTTAATGTAAAAATATAATCAGGTCTTACCAGAGTCCAGAGGTCTCACAACCTGGAAAATACTTtctatattttacattttagtcAAAGGGTGTTGACTGAAGACATTTAAATTCTAGAACTCTCGCAACATATCTCTCACCTCTCCCAGCCTTTGTATCAAGACAAGTATCATTGTACgatgtggtttaaaaaaaaaaacacagtggaaaGTTTGCATGAACGATTTCCTGTAAATCACCTGACAggaaacaaaaaccaaagtACATGTTCACctaaaaaaaacctgcagcacaCCACCGACAAAAAACAGCTCCAAAATGACACATTGTAGATTCATACAGTACATATaatgacaacattttcacagcttctgaTGATTTTATGTGAccggtgtgtttctgtctttgcGTTGTGTGTTAATGACGAATCAGACGTGCATCTTTTTGGAGGCAGTCTCCATTTATTTTCAGGCTCCTGACAcacagtagaaaaacaaaatcctcCTGTCAGTTGACACCAAAACACATGCCCCTCTCCTGCAGAAATCAGTGACAAAAGGGGAGAGAATTGGAGTGAGAATGGCACATATTGAAGTGGAGGCACAGGTTGGCCCACTGTGGAGGTCTGCACTGGCTGAGCATGGACAGTTTGAATGAGAGTCCAGAGGATTATCTTTAAGGAGCTTTAATTGCGTTCTGATTGAGCATGGCAGTTCTTTGTATATGAATTACAGGCCTtagtgtgtaagtgtgtgtgtgtgtgtgtgtgtgtgtgtatgtggtctgaaataaacaaacagaaaaatatacaaTCAGTGTCTAATGTACTCTACAGAATTAGCATTACACACGCAGCCAGTACATAGCAGCTGAGTCACATTTACAGAAAATTAAGTGGTGTAAAATCTACACATTCATCAATAAACAGCCATAATGCAACATAAATCGACATTTATACAAGCAAAAGAGATAAGATTTACTTTTAAGTCAATGACGCACGGTGAACACAAAGAAGGTGAGAGCTCAGTCTGCAAACAGCACTACTCCTCCTGCTCATGCAGCTGTCATGCACTGAATACATGCAACACTTTAATTAGGAACAATAATGAAACCTAACACTAGGGGGAGCTTTCTGCTTGGCTTTCATACACTTATAGAGGGTCGTGTTCCACAGAATGTGGCACCCAAACCACATTTCCACTTACTGACAAGGAGGTTCAAACAGTCAGGCAttaactgaaacaaacaaacaaacaaacaaacaaacaaacaaacaaacaaacaaacaaacaaagaagaaccACAGACACATATTTTATGTAATTATTACAAAAACTAATGTACATatcacaaatgcacacacacacacacacacacacacacacacacacacacacacacacacacacacatatatatagcTGTATAATTGACTCTGTTACACTTGAACATGTTACAGTAGTAGCACTGACACAAGTGTCACAGATTCggcttttaaaaaaatctatcaaaacaaatgaagcaaaaGAATTGTAATCATttatcaatttttttaaattgctcaGTTATTTGTTATTTGACCTATAAACATTCCTCTCTAGATGTTTATTCTGGCAGTGTTttgcaaaatgaaacattttctctgatAGCATCTCCATCCTCACTGAGCATGTTCGTTAATGGTGGCAGACAGAGGCCGTGGTGGTTAcagcttcctgttctcctcactGCACTGTTTCCCCTTCAACCCCCTCAACACCCATCCTCGGCAGTCAGTGGGAGGTTCTTCAACTTCAGCAGACCCTTCATCACCATCCAGGCCAACCTTCTGACAGACAagctgagcatcatgggagtgGTCTCACATGTGGGTTTCTGGTTTGGGGACTGCTTCACTGAGAGACGACTACAACTGTTTCCTGTCTTTACTTACTTAAATCATTTTCATACACTGTCTTTAAATGTATCACTTTTCTATGTTTACTTTTGCATATAGTATTTGCACAGCTTTTAAAATTAGAAGAGTTTTGTTCATAGGAttgtacaggtttttttttcttttttctttttccagtatGTACTAACCTTTAATAATGTTAATCTGGTTACTAATCTgcctgtttcctctttttttgttgttgctgtatgTCAGTTTCTGATGACTTGAATTTCCCTCAAGATTAATAAagcatcaatcaatcaatcaatcagtgaaaatataatttcatttaatatttttgatCAGACTCTGAACAGAATGGTATgagtcaaactgctgcagacgttattttttttttctgattccaTTTCCTGTAAATGCTGCTGTGGATTTGCTTCTGGTTTGTTTGTGGTCAGGTGACTTCCAGTGCATCATGCAAGCAGTTCTTCAAGAAACAGAGTTCAAGAATTCAAACATCCTCACAGTCAATTCTGCAACTGAAATGtacaaatatcaaaataaatgcTCTCTACACAattctaaatgtatttttatgagcttcctttgaaaaaaatgtattcttcTGTTTcaattgccttttttcttttaagtcatGCTATTTTCTAAATACCTtttcatttctgacattttaatctCACTTCATGTATTTATAATaattttatatagcgcttttcaggacactcaaagacgctttacattgcattattcattcacgccatactcggtggtggtaagctactactgtagccacagctgccctggggcagactgacggaagcgaggctgccaatctgcgccatcggcccctccgaccaccaccaaccattcactctcacaactttcatattAGGCacggtgggtgaagtgtcttgcccaaggacacaacgacacaaggacacaacgacagtttcacgcctgcaggagcggggatcgaaccgccaaccttccggttataagacaacccgctctaccaactgagctactgtcttTGCCTTTGTGAAACACcatggccctcatttatcaaacggtagtACGACCGTATATGGGCGTacgcccgtcgtacgtccatatgaaagacaggttggttatttatcaatttggtcgagatcgttcggaaagatgaaatctcacgacaggtctgacatcgtgtacacaagtttcagtcagtgcggacttgcggtgcagtgcagaagaacctggcggagcgtgaaaataactATAAAGCACAACTCAAACCCGCcataaagcaggagcagcacacattcagtacagatttaaaaaaataaataaataaataaaatgatacCCTtaaagaatatctaataaaattcttcctcttgggattaataaaggatttttaactttcaataagtccGCTGGTTCATCCTGCCTCGGAGaggagcagttttaacagtggGCAAAGAcgcagacgctgctgctgcggagcagcttcagacgctcagatccagcgggggaaacgctgctgttcctgttcatccccgaaaaggtgtgtgacttcATTTAGGTAGTTTACACAACATTGCACTTGCGACAGAGTTAGTTTGATGCGCTTGTGCCACAAGAGGAtgcgggaaccagcagagcctcgaCTGGgtctggacagaggagacaggacctgaagaaccgctactgaaatgtaaataaactctaaagtatagaaaattatttatttaatcagtgatgtgatgccagcagcctggaaaataacatatgaactcaagggaggttaaaaacagacagaggacgtttagtcaaacattttatgaaaacttctacaaattgtctttaatttaagcagcaccag
The nucleotide sequence above comes from Salarias fasciatus chromosome 3, fSalaFa1.1, whole genome shotgun sequence. Encoded proteins:
- the LOC115386032 gene encoding GTPase IMAP family member 7-like, whose protein sequence is MSSEPAFMFSEIPLGDSEKKKPLRVVLLGKTGIGKSQFGNALIGENVFSVNSSANSGTSECQAATKRNGEITVVDTPGLLDNRRDEADLKPEIVKSITESSPGPHAFLIFLKVEKYTEQEKQIITKIRELFSEEAFKYAVLLFTHGDQLDEGKTIQQFVSENKDLKELSDKCGGRCHVVDNKYWNNNQPDHYRNNQFQIRQLLYTINEMVEQNGGGCYTNELLQAVERNIREETKRTGSREKAKKIVFETFVKKAVGIGLEVLLGAFLGDPAMIERVLSVVFGIAGGAATGAAVGAAVGGLVAGPVGAVAGAAAGATVGGIAGAFAGFRAAGHRRPGGYEHLPTEDDEGSTAETMRESLNRQRKPKSQ